A part of Anabas testudineus chromosome 9, fAnaTes1.2, whole genome shotgun sequence genomic DNA contains:
- the lzts3b gene encoding leucine zipper putative tumor suppressor 3, which yields MGSVGSGVAGEQEFAMKSVGTRTTLPRAPPLSRRCPADRSCSAERLPRPPATISDGTASSDERGSVSIGTGTCTGTDRPTETASSTNTECTMTAPCNNNQLECGNGAGRREWERERERRERERERIEREKIERERERERERERERERERLENERLEREREREMQAAGLDVCGNIVGRGATEKNSVGMNQHQHREMAAARNDGETNPSSHNPPNHNPPKILPVSGKLEQAMQNNSGLVRPSAFKPVVPKSFHSMQNLVGQAGGAGGEGKAEARSEGFGEGRGGRRGRDGGGGESGEVPEALLLDQDSPVRVSRSEGGGNGNEVVQGGMSDSGRNSLTSLPTYTGSGSGCGPPAVLGPLSASTSHINRLGMVGAAAGLEKLEKPGYQNGLSASDSGRSSSGKSSSSYQRLSHLSDAPAPLRPSPSSDDIIQDLEDRLWEKEQEVQHMRRNLDQSEAAIIQVFEEKQRVWERQMDELRQNYASRLQQVTRRAQRSQTALQAQITRLSQDKRRLQEEMAALLAQREELERKCLDYRKEQADILPRLEETKWEVCQKAGEISLLKQQLRESQAEVTQRAGEMVALRGQLKELNAQLREREEAMLGLKDSYSAKSRELEKCEGELRRTLSEVSVLREKLGVFEAEVLSLKRALSEVSRGAEVVVSPNLAAAGLLPPWGVVHCPRNPTEPSTNSLTPTSDTLLSLQSDEAKAQRQEAQRQERQQREEAQWRDVQQRQDTHIQQDIQMRQDAQIRPEAQLRQEAQLRQEAHLRHEAQMRQEVQLRQEAHLRQEVQLRQEAQLRHEAQMRQEAQLRHEAQLCQDVQLRQDAHQAQRAQDGHWDEAGELRRQLEQLQAALRLERQQRERQALNFDQERHTWQDEKERVLKYQAQLQLSYVETLQKNQALEKRMSQLGAKPTTITTTTTTITTTTTTSPTSSNSPPPPPALSTLSPQPSLSLPGPIALTLSPPCEDQKGPPSLHQLAPPWAGPSRLERIESTEI from the exons ATGGGCAGTGTTGGCAGTGGGGTGGCAGGAGAGCAGGAGTTTGCCATGAAGTCTGTGGGCACGAGGACCACCCTGCCCCGGgcccctcctctctctcgcCGTTGCCCTGCAGATCGCAGCTGCAGCGCAGAGCGGCTGCCCCGCCCCCCGGCGACTATTTCAGATGGGACGGCTTCTAGCGATGAAAGAGGAAGTGTTAGTATTGGGACTGGGACCTGTACCGGGACTGACCGGCCCACTGAAACAGCCTCCTCCACCAACACTGAATGTACCATGACGGCCCCCTGCAACAACAACCAGTTGGAGTGTGGCAATGGAGCGGGCAGAAGggagtgggagagggagagggagagg agggagagggaaagagagagaatcgAGAGGGAGAAGATcgagagggagagggagcgagagagagaaagggagagggagagggaacgAGAGAGGCTGGAGAACGAGAGACTggagcgggagagagagagagaaatgcaggCCGCAGGTTTAGATGTTTGTGGGAACATCGTGGGTCGAGGAGCAACTGAGAAGAACAGTGTTGGCATGAATCAACACCAGCACAGAGAGATGGCAGCCGCAAGAAATGATGGTGAGACCAATCCCTCCAGCCATAACCCCCCAAACCACAACCCACCCAAGATCCTGCCAGTGTCGGGAAAGCTGGAGCAG GCGATGCAGAACAACTCAGGCCTTGTCCGTCCCTCCGCCTTCAAGCCAGTGGTTCCGAAGAGCTTCCACTCAATGCAGAACCTGGTGGGCCAAGCAGGAGGGGCTGGGGGCGAGGGAAAGGCTGAGGCAAGGAGTGAAGGGTTTGGTGAGGGcagaggaggcaggagaggcagggatggaggaggaggagagtcaGGAGAGGTCCCAGAGGCCCTGCTCCTGGACCAGGACAGCCCAGTGAGAGTCAGCAGAAGTGAGGGAGGGGGAAATGGTAATGAAGTGGTTCAGGGAGGGATGTCTGATTCAGGGAGAAACTCCCTAACCAGCCTGCCCACATACACAGGCTCGGGGTCTGGTTGTGGGCCCCCCGCAGTCCTGGGGCCTCTCAGTGCTTCCACCAGTCACATCAACAGGTTGGGCATGGTTGGGGCAGCCGCAGGCCTGGAGAAGCTGGAAAAGCCTGGATACCAG AACGGACTCAGCGCCTCAGACAGTGGCCGATCCTCCTCAGGAAAGAGCTCCTCATCATATCAGAGGCTTAGCCACCTGAGTGATGCTCCAGCACCTCTGcgcccctccccctcctctgaTGACATCATCCAGGACCTTGAGGACCGCTTGTGGGAGAAAGAGcaagag GTGCAGCACATGCGCAGAAACCTGGACCAAAGTGAGGCAGCAATCATTCAAGTGTTTGAGGAGAAGCAGCGCGTCTGGGAGCGACAAATGGATGAGCTCAGACAGAACTATGCCTCACGCCTGCAGCAG GTTACCCGCCGTGCTCAGCGCTCCCAGACTGCCCTGCAGGCCCAGATAACCCGTCTGTCCCAGGACAAAAGGAGGCTCCAGGAGGAGATGGCAGCTCTCTTGGCTcagagagaggagctggagagaaaGTGTCTGGATTACAGGAAGGAGCAGGCTGACATCTTGCCTCGTCTGGAGGAGACCAAGTGGGAG GTGTGTCAGAAGGCGGGAGAGATTTCCTTGCTGAAGCAGCAGCTAAGGGAGAGTCAGGCTGAAGTGACCCAACGAGCTGGAGAGATGGTGGCCCTGAGGGGACAGTTGAAGGAGCTCAACGCCCAGCTGAGAGAGCGGGAGGAGGCCATGCTGGGCCTGAAAGACTCCTACAGTGCCAAAAGTCGGGAGCTGGAGAAGTGCGAGGGAGAGCTGAGGAGGACTCTGTCAGAG GTGTCTGTCCTTAGAGAAAAGCTGGGTGTATTCGAGGCAGAGGTGCTTAGTTTAAAGCGGGCTCTGAGTGAAGTGAGCAGAGGAGCTGAAGTTGTGGTGAGCCCTAATTTAGCTGCTGCAGGGTTGCTGCCACCCTGGGGAGTTGTACACTGCCCACGTAACCCCACTGAGCCTTCAACAAACTCCCTCACCCCCACATCTGACACCTTATTGAGTCTTCAGAGTGATGAAGCCAAAGCCCAAAGGCAGGAagctcagagacaggagaggcAGCAACGTGAAGAAGCGCAATGGCGCGATGTGCAGCAGCGGCAAGATACCCACATCCAGCAGGACATCCAAATGCGTCAGGATGCCCAAATACGACCAGAGGCCCAACTCCGCCAGGAGGCCCAGCTTCGTCAAGAGGCTCACCTCCGCCATGAGGCTCAAATGCGTCAAGAAGTCCAACTACGACAAGAAGCACATCTGCGTCAAGAGGTGCAGCTGCGCCAGGAGGCCCAGCTCCGCCATGAGGCCCAAATGCGTCAAGAAGCCCAGCTGCGTCACGAGGCCCAACTCTGCCAGGACGTGCAGCTGCGTCAGGATGCCCACCAGGCACAGCGAGCCCAGGACGGTCACTGGGATGAAGCAGGGGAGCTGCGCaggcagctggagcagctgcaggccGCATTACGCCTCGAGCGGCAGCAACGGGAACGCCAGGCCCTCAACTTTGACCAGGAGCGACATACCTGGCAGGACGAGAAGGAGCGGGTTTTGAAATACCAggcacagctgcagctgagttATGTTGAAACACTGCAGAAGAACCAAGCTTTGGAAAAACGTATGAGCCAGTTGGGAGCCAAACCAACTAcaatcaccaccaccactaccaccattaccaccaccactaccacctcccccacctcctccaattctccacctccaccaccagcCCTCTCAACTCTGTCTCCTCAgccctcactctctcttcctggCCCTATTGCCCTCACACTATCCCCACCTTGTGAAGACCAGAAGGgccctccttctctccaccaGCTTGCCCCTCCCTGGGCAGGACCCTCACGCCTGGAGAGGATAGAATCCACTGAGATATAG